Proteins encoded by one window of Cervus canadensis isolate Bull #8, Minnesota chromosome 18, ASM1932006v1, whole genome shotgun sequence:
- the SYNGR4 gene encoding synaptogyrin-4 isoform X2 — MHIPESLQDLADSEAVQFLKRPKAITRIFAGNKTDNSQLHCVLNSNNAACSFAVGAGLLSFLSSLAFLALDAHEVRLASTRFKTAFQLLDLILAVIWAGTWAVGFCFLANQWHRSPPRYFLLGSNSAKAAITFSFFSILVWIFQAYLAFQELRNDAPVPYKRSLDEGGVVLTSLSPPSATSPVNTPTTGPHGPSYACSSLSPYLSTPKAPRLAMMPDN, encoded by the exons ATGCATATCCCGGAAAGCCTCCAGGACCTGGCCGACAGTGAAGCGGTGCAGTTTCTCAAGAGGCCAAAGGCAATCACACGGATCTTTGCAGGG AACAAGACCGACAACTCGCAGCTGCACTGTGTCCTCAACAGCAACAACGCGGCCTGCAGCTTCGCCGTGGGAGCCGGCCTCCTGTCCTTCCTCAGCTCCCTGGCCTTCCTGGCCCTGGATGCCCACGAGGTCCGCCTCGCCAGCACCCGCTTCAAGACGGCCTTCCAGCTCCTGGACCTCATCCTGGCCG TCATCTGGGCAGGCACCTGGGCTGTGGGATTCTGCTTCCTGGCCAACCAGTGGCACCGTTCGCCGCCCAGATACTTCCTCCTGGGGAGCAACAGCGCCAAGGCCGCCAtcaccttctctttcttctccatccTCGTCTGG atATTCCAGGCCTACCTGGCCTTCCAGGAGCTACGAAACGATGCCCCAGTCCCCTACAAGCGCTCCCTGGATGAGGGTGGCGTGGTCCTGACCTCCCTCTCCCCGCCGTCCGCCACCAGCCCGGTCAACACGCCCACCACCGGCCCACACGGCCCGAGCTACGCCTGCTCCTCCCTGTCCCCCTATCTGAGCACCCCGAAGGCCCCCCGCCTTGCCATGATGCCCGACAACTAG
- the TMEM143 gene encoding transmembrane protein 143 isoform X2 produces the protein MLHVTRGVWGSSVRVWPLLPSFLGHPRALSSLAAKMGEYRRMWNPTEPRDWAQQYRERYIPFSKEQLLRLLIQEFHSTPAEKAALEEFTAHVDFCTLFHYHHVLTQLQALYDPINPDRETLDQPSLTDPQRLSNEKEVLQALEPLLAQANFSPLTEDTLAYALVVHHPQDEVQVTVNLDQYIYMHFWALGQRVGKMPRKSSVGSKRVFFKSPPAERRYFKRVILAARTKNGHLVLKSFKDTPLEGLEQLLPELKVRTSTLQRAILNVTLIVSGVAFFVNVGMVVLSDLKVATSLLLLLFAAFMGLRAAKMFGHRRSAQALELAHMLYYRSTSNNAELLSALVLRAQDEHTKEALLAHSFLARRPGGTKGPPEETSQWLQSEVENWLLAQSGCDVAFNGKRALAHLQALPPTVGMYPPPGLPKLDLLATISTPKSSPSDDNSLEKPLGPAQPSHLVGN, from the exons ATGCTGCATGTGACCCGAGGGGTCTGGGGATCCAGTGTCCGAGTATGGCCTCTGTTGCCCTCGTTCCTCGGTCACCCCCGGGCCTTGTCATCGCTGGCGGCCAAGATGGGGGAGTACCGCAGGATGTGGAACCCCACGGAGCCCCGCGACTGGGCCCAGCAGTACCGCGAACGGTACATCCCGTTCTCGAAAGAGCAGCTGCTCCGCCTCCTGATACAG GAGTTCCATTCCACTCCTGCGGAGAAGGCGGCCTTGGAGGAGTTCACAGCCCACGTGGACTTTTGTACCTTGTTCCACTACCATCATGTCCTGACCCAGCTGCAG GCCTTGTATGACCCCATCAACCCCGACAGGGAGACTCTTGACCAGCCTTCACTTACAGACCCTCAGCGTCTGTCCAACGAGAAGGAAGTGCTTCAGGCCCTGGAGCCCCTGTTGGCCCAGGCCAACTTCTCCCCACTCACGGAGGACACCCTGGCCTACGCTCTGGTGGTCCATCACCCTCAGGATGAGGTCCAG GTGACAGTAAATTTGGACCAGTATATCTACATGCATTTCTGGGCCTTGGGCCAgagagttgggaagatgccccgtAAGTCCAGCGTGGGCTCCAAGCGTGTCTTCTTCAAATCGCCCCCTGCAGAGAG GAGATACTTTAAGCGGGTGATACTCGCAGCCCGAACAAAGAATGGGCACTTAGTGCTGAAGAGCTTCAAGGATACGCCATTGGAGGGCCTGGAGCAGCTGCTGCCCGAGCTGAAGGTGCGCACGTCCACCCTGCAGCGTGCCATCCTCAACGTCACACTGATTGTCTCGGGTGTAGCGTTCTTTGTCAACGTGGGCATGGTGGTGCTCTCTGACCTCAAGGTGGCCACCTCCCTGTTGCTGCTGCTCTTTGCTGCTTTCATGGGCCTGCGGGCCGCCAAG ATGTTCGGACATCGGCGCAGCGCGCAGGCGCTGGAGCTGGCGCACATGCTTTACTACCGCAGCACGTCCAACAACGCAGAGCTGCTCAGCGCCCTGGTCCTGCGCGCACAGGATGAGCACACCAAAGAGGCCCTGCTCGCGCACAGCTTCCTGGCCCGGCGGCCCGGGGGGACAAAGGGCCCGCCGGAAG AGACCTCCCAGTGGCTCCAGTCGGAGGTGGAGAACTGGCTTCTAGCCCAGTCAGGCTGTGACGTGGCCTTCAACGGAAAGAGGGCCCTGGCCCACCTGCAAGCCCTGCCCCCCACCGTCGGGATGTACCCGCCCCCGGGCCTCCCTAAACTAGACCTGTTGGCTACTATCTCTACCCCCAAGTCCTCACCGAGCGATGACAACTCCTTAGAGAAACCTCTCGGCCCGGCCCAACCCAGCcacctggttgggaactaa
- the SYNGR4 gene encoding synaptogyrin-4 isoform X1, which translates to MHIPESLQDLADSEAVQFLKRPKAITRIFAGVFSLIVFSSLLTDGYQNKTDNSQLHCVLNSNNAACSFAVGAGLLSFLSSLAFLALDAHEVRLASTRFKTAFQLLDLILAVIWAGTWAVGFCFLANQWHRSPPRYFLLGSNSAKAAITFSFFSILVWIFQAYLAFQELRNDAPVPYKRSLDEGGVVLTSLSPPSATSPVNTPTTGPHGPSYACSSLSPYLSTPKAPRLAMMPDN; encoded by the exons ATGCATATCCCGGAAAGCCTCCAGGACCTGGCCGACAGTGAAGCGGTGCAGTTTCTCAAGAGGCCAAAGGCAATCACACGGATCTTTGCAGGG GTCTTCTCCCTGATCGTGTTCTCCTCCCTGCTGACCGATGGCTACCAGAACAAGACCGACAACTCGCAGCTGCACTGTGTCCTCAACAGCAACAACGCGGCCTGCAGCTTCGCCGTGGGAGCCGGCCTCCTGTCCTTCCTCAGCTCCCTGGCCTTCCTGGCCCTGGATGCCCACGAGGTCCGCCTCGCCAGCACCCGCTTCAAGACGGCCTTCCAGCTCCTGGACCTCATCCTGGCCG TCATCTGGGCAGGCACCTGGGCTGTGGGATTCTGCTTCCTGGCCAACCAGTGGCACCGTTCGCCGCCCAGATACTTCCTCCTGGGGAGCAACAGCGCCAAGGCCGCCAtcaccttctctttcttctccatccTCGTCTGG atATTCCAGGCCTACCTGGCCTTCCAGGAGCTACGAAACGATGCCCCAGTCCCCTACAAGCGCTCCCTGGATGAGGGTGGCGTGGTCCTGACCTCCCTCTCCCCGCCGTCCGCCACCAGCCCGGTCAACACGCCCACCACCGGCCCACACGGCCCGAGCTACGCCTGCTCCTCCCTGTCCCCCTATCTGAGCACCCCGAAGGCCCCCCGCCTTGCCATGATGCCCGACAACTAG
- the KDELR1 gene encoding ER lumen protein-retaining receptor 1: MNLFRFLGDLSHLLAIILLLLKIWKSRSCAGISGKSQVLFAVVFTARYLDLFTNYISLYNTCMKVVYIACSFTTVWMIYSKFKATYDGNHDTFRVEFLVIPTAILAFLVNHDFTPLEILWTFSIYLESVAILPQLFMVSKTGEAETITSHYLFALGVYRTLYLFNWIWRYHFEGFFDLIAIVAGLVQTVLYCDFFYLYITKVLKGKKLSLPA, translated from the exons ATGAATCTCTTCCGATTCTTGGGAGACCTCTCCCACCTCCTAGCCATCATCTTGCTACTGCTCAAAATCTGGAAGTCCCGCTCGTGTGCCG GGATTTCAGGCAAGAGCCAGGTCCTGTTTGCTGTGGTGTTCACTGCCCGCTACCTGGATCTCTTCACCAACTACATCTCACTCTACAACACGTGCATGAAG GTGGTCTACATCGCCTGCTCTTTCACCACAGTCTGGATGATTTACAGCAAGTTCAAAGCCACTTATGATGGGAACCACGACACGTTCCGAGTCGAGTTCCTCGTCATTCCCACAGCCATCCTGGCGTTCTTGGTTAACCATGACTTTACCCCTCTGGAG ATCCTCTGGACCTTCTCCATCTACCTGGAGTCGGTGGCCATCCTGCCGCAGCTGTTCATGGTGAGCAAGACGGGCGAGGCGGAGACCATCACGAGCCACTACCTGTTTGCGCTGGGCGTCTACCGCACGCTCTATCTCTTCAACTGGATCTGGCGCTACCACTTCGAGGGCTTCTTTGACCTCATCGCCATCGTGGCAGGCCTGGTCCAGACGGTCCTCTACTGTGACTTCTTCTACCTCTACATCACCAAAG TCCTAAAGGGGAAGAAGCTGAGTTTGCCGGCGTAG
- the TMEM143 gene encoding transmembrane protein 143 isoform X3 codes for MLHVTRGVWGSSVRVWPLLPSFLGHPRALSSLAAKMGEYRRMWNPTEPRDWAQQYRERYIPFSKEQLLRLLIQALYDPINPDRETLDQPSLTDPQRLSNEKEVLQALEPLLAQANFSPLTEDTLAYALVVHHPQDEVQVTVNLDQYIYMHFWALGQRVGKMPRKSSVGSKRVFFKSPPAERRYFKRVILAARTKNGHLVLKSFKDTPLEGLEQLLPELKVRTSTLQRAILNVTLIVSGVAFFVNVGMVVLSDLKVATSLLLLLFAAFMGLRAAKMFGHRRSAQALELAHMLYYRSTSNNAELLSALVLRAQDEHTKEALLAHSFLARRPGGTKGPPEAETSQWLQSEVENWLLAQSGCDVAFNGKRALAHLQALPPTVGMYPPPGLPKLDLLATISTPKSSPSDDNSLEKPLGPAQPSHLVGN; via the exons ATGCTGCATGTGACCCGAGGGGTCTGGGGATCCAGTGTCCGAGTATGGCCTCTGTTGCCCTCGTTCCTCGGTCACCCCCGGGCCTTGTCATCGCTGGCGGCCAAGATGGGGGAGTACCGCAGGATGTGGAACCCCACGGAGCCCCGCGACTGGGCCCAGCAGTACCGCGAACGGTACATCCCGTTCTCGAAAGAGCAGCTGCTCCGCCTCCTGATACAG GCCTTGTATGACCCCATCAACCCCGACAGGGAGACTCTTGACCAGCCTTCACTTACAGACCCTCAGCGTCTGTCCAACGAGAAGGAAGTGCTTCAGGCCCTGGAGCCCCTGTTGGCCCAGGCCAACTTCTCCCCACTCACGGAGGACACCCTGGCCTACGCTCTGGTGGTCCATCACCCTCAGGATGAGGTCCAG GTGACAGTAAATTTGGACCAGTATATCTACATGCATTTCTGGGCCTTGGGCCAgagagttgggaagatgccccgtAAGTCCAGCGTGGGCTCCAAGCGTGTCTTCTTCAAATCGCCCCCTGCAGAGAG GAGATACTTTAAGCGGGTGATACTCGCAGCCCGAACAAAGAATGGGCACTTAGTGCTGAAGAGCTTCAAGGATACGCCATTGGAGGGCCTGGAGCAGCTGCTGCCCGAGCTGAAGGTGCGCACGTCCACCCTGCAGCGTGCCATCCTCAACGTCACACTGATTGTCTCGGGTGTAGCGTTCTTTGTCAACGTGGGCATGGTGGTGCTCTCTGACCTCAAGGTGGCCACCTCCCTGTTGCTGCTGCTCTTTGCTGCTTTCATGGGCCTGCGGGCCGCCAAG ATGTTCGGACATCGGCGCAGCGCGCAGGCGCTGGAGCTGGCGCACATGCTTTACTACCGCAGCACGTCCAACAACGCAGAGCTGCTCAGCGCCCTGGTCCTGCGCGCACAGGATGAGCACACCAAAGAGGCCCTGCTCGCGCACAGCTTCCTGGCCCGGCGGCCCGGGGGGACAAAGGGCCCGCCGGAAG CAGAGACCTCCCAGTGGCTCCAGTCGGAGGTGGAGAACTGGCTTCTAGCCCAGTCAGGCTGTGACGTGGCCTTCAACGGAAAGAGGGCCCTGGCCCACCTGCAAGCCCTGCCCCCCACCGTCGGGATGTACCCGCCCCCGGGCCTCCCTAAACTAGACCTGTTGGCTACTATCTCTACCCCCAAGTCCTCACCGAGCGATGACAACTCCTTAGAGAAACCTCTCGGCCCGGCCCAACCCAGCcacctggttgggaactaa
- the TMEM143 gene encoding transmembrane protein 143 isoform X1, translating to MLHVTRGVWGSSVRVWPLLPSFLGHPRALSSLAAKMGEYRRMWNPTEPRDWAQQYRERYIPFSKEQLLRLLIQEFHSTPAEKAALEEFTAHVDFCTLFHYHHVLTQLQALYDPINPDRETLDQPSLTDPQRLSNEKEVLQALEPLLAQANFSPLTEDTLAYALVVHHPQDEVQVTVNLDQYIYMHFWALGQRVGKMPRKSSVGSKRVFFKSPPAERRYFKRVILAARTKNGHLVLKSFKDTPLEGLEQLLPELKVRTSTLQRAILNVTLIVSGVAFFVNVGMVVLSDLKVATSLLLLLFAAFMGLRAAKMFGHRRSAQALELAHMLYYRSTSNNAELLSALVLRAQDEHTKEALLAHSFLARRPGGTKGPPEAETSQWLQSEVENWLLAQSGCDVAFNGKRALAHLQALPPTVGMYPPPGLPKLDLLATISTPKSSPSDDNSLEKPLGPAQPSHLVGN from the exons ATGCTGCATGTGACCCGAGGGGTCTGGGGATCCAGTGTCCGAGTATGGCCTCTGTTGCCCTCGTTCCTCGGTCACCCCCGGGCCTTGTCATCGCTGGCGGCCAAGATGGGGGAGTACCGCAGGATGTGGAACCCCACGGAGCCCCGCGACTGGGCCCAGCAGTACCGCGAACGGTACATCCCGTTCTCGAAAGAGCAGCTGCTCCGCCTCCTGATACAG GAGTTCCATTCCACTCCTGCGGAGAAGGCGGCCTTGGAGGAGTTCACAGCCCACGTGGACTTTTGTACCTTGTTCCACTACCATCATGTCCTGACCCAGCTGCAG GCCTTGTATGACCCCATCAACCCCGACAGGGAGACTCTTGACCAGCCTTCACTTACAGACCCTCAGCGTCTGTCCAACGAGAAGGAAGTGCTTCAGGCCCTGGAGCCCCTGTTGGCCCAGGCCAACTTCTCCCCACTCACGGAGGACACCCTGGCCTACGCTCTGGTGGTCCATCACCCTCAGGATGAGGTCCAG GTGACAGTAAATTTGGACCAGTATATCTACATGCATTTCTGGGCCTTGGGCCAgagagttgggaagatgccccgtAAGTCCAGCGTGGGCTCCAAGCGTGTCTTCTTCAAATCGCCCCCTGCAGAGAG GAGATACTTTAAGCGGGTGATACTCGCAGCCCGAACAAAGAATGGGCACTTAGTGCTGAAGAGCTTCAAGGATACGCCATTGGAGGGCCTGGAGCAGCTGCTGCCCGAGCTGAAGGTGCGCACGTCCACCCTGCAGCGTGCCATCCTCAACGTCACACTGATTGTCTCGGGTGTAGCGTTCTTTGTCAACGTGGGCATGGTGGTGCTCTCTGACCTCAAGGTGGCCACCTCCCTGTTGCTGCTGCTCTTTGCTGCTTTCATGGGCCTGCGGGCCGCCAAG ATGTTCGGACATCGGCGCAGCGCGCAGGCGCTGGAGCTGGCGCACATGCTTTACTACCGCAGCACGTCCAACAACGCAGAGCTGCTCAGCGCCCTGGTCCTGCGCGCACAGGATGAGCACACCAAAGAGGCCCTGCTCGCGCACAGCTTCCTGGCCCGGCGGCCCGGGGGGACAAAGGGCCCGCCGGAAG CAGAGACCTCCCAGTGGCTCCAGTCGGAGGTGGAGAACTGGCTTCTAGCCCAGTCAGGCTGTGACGTGGCCTTCAACGGAAAGAGGGCCCTGGCCCACCTGCAAGCCCTGCCCCCCACCGTCGGGATGTACCCGCCCCCGGGCCTCCCTAAACTAGACCTGTTGGCTACTATCTCTACCCCCAAGTCCTCACCGAGCGATGACAACTCCTTAGAGAAACCTCTCGGCCCGGCCCAACCCAGCcacctggttgggaactaa